Below is a genomic region from Streptantibioticus cattleyicolor NRRL 8057 = DSM 46488.
TGCTCACCGGGCAGCCGCCGGAGGTGCCGAGCGGCGGCGGGGTGCTGGAATTGCGCGAAGCGGAATGGCAGGTCCGCTGGCTGTTGCGGCAATTGACGCTGAAACAGGCCGCCGCGGTGGTGCTGGTCGATCTGGACGCGCATACGATCGACGAGGCCGCCGAAATTCTCGGCGTCCACCGCGGCACCATTTCCCGGGCCCGCGCCCGTGCGCTGGACGCCCTCCGTACCCTCACCAAGGACCCGACCGCATGAGGCAGGACGCTGCGCATCCGGACGGCGACCCCGCCGCGCCGTTGAGGTCGCTGCTGCGACGCGCCGAGGAGTCCATCGAGGTGCCGGACGGGCTGTGGGAGCGGATCGCCGCGCCCGCCGCCCGTCCGGCCCCGGCGCCCGGCGCGCGACGGACGGCCCGCCGGTGGCCGCGGCTGCCGGTCGTCGTGGCGGCCTGCGTCGCCGCGCTCGTCGTCACGGGTGCCGCGCTGCTGACCACGATCGTCCTGCGCCCCTCCGCCCGGCACGCGCTGCCCGCCGAGGGGCACCACGCGGTGGCGCTCACCGTGTACAACGCGGAGCCGGCGTGCCGCCCGCTGCGCACCCTGGAGTGCTCGCTGGCCGTGCTCCCCGATCCGTACGCCCCCTGGGGCGGCCGGCGTACGGTGGGCCGGGTGTGGCACGGGGACCGCGTCACCGCCGACTGCGTGGTGGCCGACGCCACCTTGGTCACCGACGAGGCGGGGGTCACCTCGCAGCGCTGGTACCACGTCACGCTCTCCGACGGCACCGTGGGCTGGCTGCCGGGAGTACGCACCCGCAACACCACCGAGGTGCCGCAGTGCCCGGCCGCCTCCGGTTCCCCCGGCTGAGGCGGCCGGGCGCCTCCGTGCTCAGGCGCAGCCGCGTTCGCCGGTGGTCTTCTTGAGCTGGTTGATCGCGGTCATGGCGTTGGGCCAGCCCGCGTAGAAGGCCAGGTGGGTGATGGCCTCGGACAGCTCCGCCACGCTCAGCCCGTTGTCCAGGGCGACGCCGAGGTGGTGGCCGAGCTGCTCGCCGCGGTAGAGCGCGGTCAGCGCGCTCACCGTGACCAGGCTCCGGTCACGCGGTGAAAGGCCGGGACGCTCCCAGACGTCGCCGAAGAGCACGTCGTCGGTGAGGTCGACGAGCTTGGGGGCGATCGTCCTCAGTTCCCCGGGGGCGGACTGCTTGGGCATGGGGTGACTCCTTCGCGGTGCGGGGGTGGTCGGTGCCGGGGTCAGGGCTTGAGCAGCGCCTTGACGGCACGGCGTTCGTCCATGGCCCGGTAGCCGTCGGCGACCTGGTCCAGGGGGAGGGTGAGGTCGAAGACCTTGCCCGGGTCGATCCGGCCGGCCAGCACGCGGTCGATGAGGCCGGGTCGAGCGCAGGGCCTGCCGCACGGCCTGGGCGGTGCCGACGCACTCCAGCACGCTGTCGGCGCCGATGCCGCCGGTCAGGTCCTTGATCCTGGCGACGCCCTCGTCGCCGCGCTCGGTGACGATGTCGGTGGCGCCGAACTCCCGGGCCAGTTCCTGGCGGGGTTCGTGGCGGCTCATGGCGATGATCCGCTCCGCGCCCATCTCCTTGGCGGCGATCACCGCGCACAGGCCGACCGCGCCGTCGCCGACCACCACGACGGTCGAGCCGGGCCGCACCTCGGCGGCGTCGGCGGCCCACCAGCCGGTGCCCATCACGTCGGAGACGGCCAGCAGGCCCGGCCAGAACCCCTCGTCCGGCACCTCGTCGGTGGCGACCAGGGTGCCCTGGGCGTTGGGGATGCGGACGTGGTCGGCCTGGCAGGTGCTCATGAAGTCGCGGTGCAGGCAGTTGGACGGGAAGCCGTTGCGGCAGTTGGCGCACGTGTTGTCGGAGGTGGCGAACGAGCCCACGACGAACTGCTCGGGCTTGACGGTGGTGACCTCCGAGCCGACCTCCTCGACGAAGCCGACGTACTCGTGCCCCATCGGATGCGGATCGCCGATCGGCTCCAGGCCGCGCCAGGGCCACAGGTCGGAGCCGCACACACAGGTGACGGCGGTGCGTATGACGGCGTCGGTGGGGTGGAGGATCTTCGGGTCGTCCAGCGTCTCGAAGCGGACATCGCCGGGGGCGTGGATGACTGCGCCGCGCATGAGAGGGGTTCCTTCGCGTGCCGAGGCGCCCGGCAAGAGGTGCCGTCGCCGAGTGCGGGGGGCGGACCGGTCGCGGAGGACCGGGGGCGGGCCGTCCGCCCGGTCCGCGTGCACGGTCGGGCGGGGAACGCCACGTCGTCCAGGCAACCCGCTCCCGGCGCGCGCAGCGAGTCACCGGCGAGAGGTGTACCGGCAGTACATCCCTCCGGGCGGGCACGGGACGTACCGTCGGAGGTGTGGACAACCGAGCCGAGGTCCGCGAGTTCCTCACCTCGCGGCGAGCCAAGATCACCCCGGAGCGGGCGGGCCTGCCCTCGGGCACCTGCCGCCGCGTGCCCGGCCTGCGCCGCAGCGAGGTCGCCGCCCTCGCCGACATGAGCGTGGAGTACTACGCCAAGCTGGAGCGCGGCAGCCTCGCGGGCGTCTCCCCGGCCGTCCTGGAAGCCCTCGCCCACGCCCTCCAGCTCGACGACGCCGAGCGCGCCCACCTGCTCAACCTGGCGCAGGCCGCCGACGGCTCCCAGGCCCTCACCCGTCCCCGCCGCCGCGCCACCCGGCAGTGGACGCCCCACCGCAGCCTGCAGTGGACCCTGGACGCCATCACCGCCGGGCCCGCCTTCGTCCGCGACGGCCACATGGACATCCTCGCCACCAACCAGCTCGCCCGTGCCTTCTTCGCCGACGTCTACGCCACCCGCGGCAACGAGGCCAACCTCGCCCGGTTCCAGTTCCCTCGACCCCGCCTCCCGCCGCTTCTACCCCGACTGGGACCAGGCCGCCGACGTCACCGTCGCCATCCTGCGCACCGAGGCCGGCCGCAACCCCCACGACAAGGACCTCCACGACCTCGTCGGCGAGTTGTCCACCCGCAGCGACGACTTCCGCACCCGCTGGGGCGCCCACAACGTCCGCCGTCACCGCACCGGCACCAAGCGCTTCCACCACCAGGCCGTCGGCGACCTCACCCTCGCCTACGAAGGGCTGGAGATGGCCGCCGAACCCGGGCTCACCCTCACCGTCTACACCGCCGAGCCCGGCTCCCCCTCCGAGGAGGGCCTGCGCCTGCTGGCCTCCTGTGCCGCGACGCGGGAAGCCGCCGCCTGCGTCCCCGGTACGTCCCCGGCCGGCTGACCGTTCCCGCGCGGACGCGGCCGGCGCCGTTCACCCCGGCGCCGGCCGCGTCCTCCCCCGTTCCCCCGTATCCCCCGTATCCCCCCGGTCAGTGGCTCATCGGTTGGTCCACAGCACCCAGAACACCCTGCCGTTGGCGCACTGGTACTGGTCCCACGCGCCGCGGCCGATGCCCTGCTGGCCGGCGCTGTTGCAGCCGTCGAACGTCCAGTACTTGTCGCGCAGCACCCAGCCGGCCGGCGGGTCCTGCGGTGCCGCGTGAGCGGGCG
It encodes:
- a CDS encoding RNA polymerase sigma factor, whose translation is MSAEHPGRDGFDEVFCELLPRLYRRAAMLAGESAQDVVHETYLRLAARPERLTAHPVPYAYAFRALVSTIRDDARRRRRQVLTGQPPEVPSGGGVLELREAEWQVRWLLRQLTLKQAAAVVLVDLDAHTIDEAAEILGVHRGTISRARARALDALRTLTKDPTA
- a CDS encoding carboxymuconolactone decarboxylase family protein; the protein is MPKQSAPGELRTIAPKLVDLTDDVLFGDVWERPGLSPRDRSLVTVSALTALYRGEQLGHHLGVALDNGLSVAELSEAITHLAFYAGWPNAMTAINQLKKTTGERGCA